One window from the genome of Entelurus aequoreus isolate RoL-2023_Sb linkage group LG04, RoL_Eaeq_v1.1, whole genome shotgun sequence encodes:
- the tbpl1 gene encoding TATA box-binding protein-like 1 isoform X1, whose product MDSNNDDTLDIIITNVVATFRTRCHLNLRTIALEGINVIYKPEVGKVLMKLRKPKITASIWSSGKIICTGATSEEEAKLGARRLARCLQKIGFKVKFSAFKVVNVLAVCSMPFAIHLVDFTKKNRPIASYEPELHPAATYRIKHIKATIQVFSTGSVTVTGPNVQNVATAVEQVYPLLFECQKPLCK is encoded by the exons ATGGATTCCAACAATGATGACACTCTGGACATCATCATCACCAATGTGGTGGCAACGTTCAGAACCAGGTGTCACCTCAACCTGCGCACCATCGCCTTAGAGGGCATCAATGTCATCTACAAGCCCGAGGTGGGG AAAGTCCTAATGAAACTTCGCAAGCCCAAGATAACTGCCTCCATCTGGTCGTCAGGGAAAATTATTTGCACGGGAGCAACAAG CGAGGAAGAGGCAAAGCTGGGTGCTCGCAGGCTGGCACGGTGTCTGCAGAAAATCGGCTTCAAG GTGAAATTCTCGGCCTTCAAGGTGGTGAATGTGCTGGCGGTCTGCTCCATGCCCTTTGCCATCCACCTGGTTGACTTCACCAAGAAGAACCGGCCCAttgccag CTATGAGCCAGAGCTCCATCCTGCAGCCACCTACAGGATCAAACACATCAAGGCCACCATCCAGGTGTTCTCCACAGGCAGCGTCACAGTAacag GACCAAATGTGCAGAATGTGGCCACCGCTGTGGAGCAGGTGTACCCGCTCCTCTTTGAGTGCCAGAAGCCGCTCTGCAAATGA
- the tbpl1 gene encoding TATA box-binding protein-like 1 isoform X2, translating into MDSNNDDTLDIIITNVVATFRTRCHLNLRTIALEGINVIYKPEKVLMKLRKPKITASIWSSGKIICTGATSEEEAKLGARRLARCLQKIGFKVKFSAFKVVNVLAVCSMPFAIHLVDFTKKNRPIASYEPELHPAATYRIKHIKATIQVFSTGSVTVTGPNVQNVATAVEQVYPLLFECQKPLCK; encoded by the exons ATGGATTCCAACAATGATGACACTCTGGACATCATCATCACCAATGTGGTGGCAACGTTCAGAACCAGGTGTCACCTCAACCTGCGCACCATCGCCTTAGAGGGCATCAATGTCATCTACAAGCCCGAG AAAGTCCTAATGAAACTTCGCAAGCCCAAGATAACTGCCTCCATCTGGTCGTCAGGGAAAATTATTTGCACGGGAGCAACAAG CGAGGAAGAGGCAAAGCTGGGTGCTCGCAGGCTGGCACGGTGTCTGCAGAAAATCGGCTTCAAG GTGAAATTCTCGGCCTTCAAGGTGGTGAATGTGCTGGCGGTCTGCTCCATGCCCTTTGCCATCCACCTGGTTGACTTCACCAAGAAGAACCGGCCCAttgccag CTATGAGCCAGAGCTCCATCCTGCAGCCACCTACAGGATCAAACACATCAAGGCCACCATCCAGGTGTTCTCCACAGGCAGCGTCACAGTAacag GACCAAATGTGCAGAATGTGGCCACCGCTGTGGAGCAGGTGTACCCGCTCCTCTTTGAGTGCCAGAAGCCGCTCTGCAAATGA
- the slc2a12 gene encoding solute carrier family 2, facilitated glucose transporter member 12, whose protein sequence is MDSSETKMMSSDSPGDPYHDDAQGQRGPRGPGCSWLVVVAAVAASLSGLMLGYEMGLTSGVLLQLRGVLLLSCREQELLVSSQLLGALLMCLAGGPILDRYGRRASLILSAVLVVGGTILLMAITSLVALVLGRVIVGMGTALSGTGACLYIAEISPRERRGLLVTLYELMLVVGVMLGFGCSYAFATFTNGWMYTFGLVIPPALLQISILVFLPPSPRFLVGRRQMEQARTVLARMRGGMKEQVDEELKDIQAGLKEESEHSFMELFSSKSNLRSRLLTGAMLVFLQQVTGQPNILSYASPLLRSVGFHSDAAATLASTGFGVVKVVATIPAVLLVDRVGPKSFLCVGAVAMGMSLATLGGLTLHSHTHLSSLCVSNMTTNHSLMAWDPNRSVNGEVYPSIPPLQWDSRETTDDARMGGGPMEDKSSSLKWASLVSLLVFVAAFSIGLGPMSYVVLTEIFPMGVRGRAVSVVSAVNWATNLLISMTFLTITEKIGVPNVMFLYAAMSFVLVVFVILCVPETKGRTLEEISKELAKKKHFEFSLCNKIQPQDICITSITSRETFQTSGDTHPLHNNSE, encoded by the exons ATGGACTCCAGTGAGACCAAGATGATGTCCTCGGACTCCCCAGGCGACCCCTACCATGATGACGCCCAGGGACAGAGGGGACCCCGAGGTCCAG GTTGCAGCTGGCTGGTGGTGGTGGCGGCGGTGGCGGCCTCCCTGTCCGGCCTGATGCTCGGCTACGAGATGGGCCTGACGTCAGGGGTTCTGCTGCAGCTGCGTGGCGTCCTGTTGCTGTCGTGTCGGGAACAAGAGCTGCTGGTCAGCTCCCAGCTGCTCGGCGCTCTGCTGATGTGCCTGGCAGGAGGTCCCATCCTGGACCGCTACGGCCGCCGCGCCTCTCTTATCCTGAGTGCTGTCCTGGTGGTCGGTGGTACGATACTGCTCATGGCAATCACCTCGCTGGTGGCACTGGTGCTAGGGCGTGTCATTGTGGGCATGGGCACGGCGCTGTCGGGAACAGGGGCGTGCCTGTACATCGCAGAGATCTCGCCGCGGGAGAGGCGGGGCCTGCTGGTGACCCTGTACGAGCTGATGCTGGTAGTGGGCGTCATGCTCGGCTTCGGCTGTAGCTACGCATTCGCCACGTTCACCAATGGCTGGATGTACACATTTGGACTTGTGATCCCTCCAGCGCTGCTCCAAATCAGCATTCTGGTGTTCTTGCCGCCCAGTCCGAGGTTCCTAGTAGGGCGGAGGCAGATGGAGCAGGCCAGGACGGTTCTGGCTCGCATGAGAGGCGGAATGAAGGAGCAGGTGGATGAAGAACTCAAAGACATCCAGGCAGGACTTAAGGAGGAGTCGGAGCACAGCTTCATGGAACTCTTCAGCTCCAAGTCCAACCTGCGATCCCGGCTGCTCACGGGGGCAATGCTCGTCTTCCTCCAGCAGGTCACCGGCCAGCCCAACATCCTGTCCTACGCCTCGCCACTGCTGCGTAGCGTTGGCTTCCACAGCGACGCCGCTGCCACTTTGGCATCCACTGGCTTTGGCGTGGTCAAGGTGGTGGCCACCATCCCGGCCGTGCTGCTGGTGGACCGCGTGGGACCTAAGAGCTTCTTGTGCGTGGGCGCCGTTGCCATGGGGATGTCACTCGCCACACTGGGCGGATTGACGCTGCATAGTCACACGCACTTGTCCAGCCTGTGTGTGAGCAACATGACGACCAACCACTCGCTCATGGCGTGGGATCCCAACAGAAGTGTGAACGGTGAAGTGTATCCCTCAATCCCCCCCCTCCAATGGGACAGCCGAGAGACGACAGATGATGCAAGAATGGGAGGTGGGCCAATGGAGGACAAGTCTTCCTCGCTTAAGTGGGCGTCGCTCGTCAGCTTGTTGGTGTTTGTAGCGGCCTTCTCCATCGGCCTTGGGCCAA TGTCGTACGTAGTCCTCACCGAGATCTTCCCGATGGGCGTCAGAGGCCGAGCCGTGTCGGTGGTGTCGGCCGTCAACTGGGCCACCAACCTGCTTATCTCCATGACTTTCCTCACCATTACAG AGAAGATCGGTGTTCCCAACGTTATGTTTCTGTACGCCGCCATGAGCTTTGTCCTGGTGGTGTTTGTCATCCTGTGCGTGCCCGAGACTAAAGGACGTACACTGGAGGAGATATCAAAAGAACTGGCTAAAAA GAAGCATTTTGAGTTCAGTCTCTGCAATAAAATACAGCCTCAGGACATATGTATAACATCCATAACATCCAGAGAGACATTCCAAACATCTGGTGACACACATCCACTTCACAATAACTCTGAATAA
- the sgk1 gene encoding serine/threonine-protein kinase Sgk1 isoform X3, producing MKDKTTALTSFMKQRKMGLNDFIQRLATNSYACKHPEVQSILNLSPPQDAELMDANPSPPPSPTQQINLGPSSNPSAKPCDFHFLKVIGKGSFGKVLLARHRADDQFYAVKVLQKKAILKKKEEKHIMSERNVLLKNVKHPFLVGLHYSFQTADKLYFILDYINGGELFYHLQRERCFLEPRARFYAAEIASALGYLHSLNIVYRDLKPENILLDSQGHIILTDFGLCKENIEPNGTTSTFCGTPEYLAPEVLHKQPYDRTVDWWCLGAVLYEMLYGLPPFYSRNTAEMYDNILNKPLQLKPNISNAARHLLEGLLQKDRTKRLGCTNDFTEIKNHIFFSPINWDELNAKKITPPFNPNVTGPNDLRHFDPEFTDEPVPSSIGCSPDSALVTASIKEAAEAFVGFSYAPSMDSYL from the exons ATGAAAGACAAAACTACGGCTTTGACGT CGTTCATGAAACAGAGGAAGATGGGTTTGAACGACTTCATCCAGAGGCTCGCTACTAACTCCTACGCCTGCAAACA TCCTGAAGTGCAGTCCATCCTCAACCTGAGTCCTCCACAGGATGCTGAGCTGATGGACGCCAACCCTTCTCCTCCT CCCAGCCCGACCCAGCAGATCAACTTGGGCCCGTCATCTAACCCCTCGGCCAAACCCTGCGACTTCCACTTCCTCAAGGTCATTGGCAAGGGCAGCTTCGGCAAGGTGCTGCTCGCTCGCCATCGCGCCGACGACCAGTTTTACGCCGTCAAGGTCCTGCAGAAGAAGGCCATCCTCAAGAAGAAGGAG GAGAAGCACATCATGTCGGAGAGGAACGTGCTGCTGAAGAATGTCAAGCATCCTTTCTTGGTGGGGCTGCACTACTCCTTCCAGACGGCCGACAAGCTCTACTTCATTCTGGACTATATCAACGGAGGCGAG CTCTTCTACCACCTGCAGCGAGAGCGTTGCTTCCTGGAGCCCAGAGCGCGCTTCTACGCCGCCGAGATCGCCAGCGCGCTGGGCTACCTGCACTCCCTCAACATCGTCTACCGGGACCTGAAGCCCGAGAACATCCTGCTGGACTCGCAGGGTCACATCATCCTCACGGACTTCGGCCTGTGCAAGGAGAACATCGAGCCCAACGGCACCACGTCCACGTTCTGCGGCACGCCGGAG TATTTAGCTCCCGAGGTCCTCCACAAGCAACCGTACGACCGTACGGTGGATTGGTGGTGTTTAGGAGCCGTTCTCTACGAGATGCTCTACGGCCTG CCTCCCTTCTACAGCCGCAACACGGCAGAGATGTACGACAACATCCTGAACAAACCTCTGCAGCTGAAGCCCAACATCTCCAACGCAGCCAGACACCTGCTGGAGGGTCTGCTGCAGAAGGACAGAACCAAGCGACTGGGCTGCACCAACGACTTT actgAAATCAAGAACCACATTTTCTTCTCGCCCATCAACTGGGACGAGCTCAACGCCAAGAAGATCACACCTCCCTTCAACCCCAACGTG ACGGGCCCCAATGACCTGCGACACTTTGACCCCGAGTTCACAGACGAGCCGGTGCCCAGCTCCATCGGCTGCTCGCCCGACAGTGCCCTGGTGACGGCCAGCATCAAGGAGGCCGCAGAGGCCTTTGTAGGCTTCTCCTACGCCCCCTCCATGGACTCTTACCTATAG
- the sgk1 gene encoding serine/threonine-protein kinase Sgk1 isoform X2: protein MTIQTDMTRPGMTYSKSKGLVALVSAFMKQRKMGLNDFIQRLATNSYACKHPEVQSILNLSPPQDAELMDANPSPPPSPTQQINLGPSSNPSAKPCDFHFLKVIGKGSFGKVLLARHRADDQFYAVKVLQKKAILKKKEEKHIMSERNVLLKNVKHPFLVGLHYSFQTADKLYFILDYINGGELFYHLQRERCFLEPRARFYAAEIASALGYLHSLNIVYRDLKPENILLDSQGHIILTDFGLCKENIEPNGTTSTFCGTPEYLAPEVLHKQPYDRTVDWWCLGAVLYEMLYGLPPFYSRNTAEMYDNILNKPLQLKPNISNAARHLLEGLLQKDRTKRLGCTNDFTEIKNHIFFSPINWDELNAKKITPPFNPNVTGPNDLRHFDPEFTDEPVPSSIGCSPDSALVTASIKEAAEAFVGFSYAPSMDSYL, encoded by the exons ATGACGATCCAAACAGACATGACACGGCCCGGCATGACTTACTCCAAGTCTAAAGGGCTGGTGGCTTTAGTTTCTG CGTTCATGAAACAGAGGAAGATGGGTTTGAACGACTTCATCCAGAGGCTCGCTACTAACTCCTACGCCTGCAAACA TCCTGAAGTGCAGTCCATCCTCAACCTGAGTCCTCCACAGGATGCTGAGCTGATGGACGCCAACCCTTCTCCTCCT CCCAGCCCGACCCAGCAGATCAACTTGGGCCCGTCATCTAACCCCTCGGCCAAACCCTGCGACTTCCACTTCCTCAAGGTCATTGGCAAGGGCAGCTTCGGCAAGGTGCTGCTCGCTCGCCATCGCGCCGACGACCAGTTTTACGCCGTCAAGGTCCTGCAGAAGAAGGCCATCCTCAAGAAGAAGGAG GAGAAGCACATCATGTCGGAGAGGAACGTGCTGCTGAAGAATGTCAAGCATCCTTTCTTGGTGGGGCTGCACTACTCCTTCCAGACGGCCGACAAGCTCTACTTCATTCTGGACTATATCAACGGAGGCGAG CTCTTCTACCACCTGCAGCGAGAGCGTTGCTTCCTGGAGCCCAGAGCGCGCTTCTACGCCGCCGAGATCGCCAGCGCGCTGGGCTACCTGCACTCCCTCAACATCGTCTACCGGGACCTGAAGCCCGAGAACATCCTGCTGGACTCGCAGGGTCACATCATCCTCACGGACTTCGGCCTGTGCAAGGAGAACATCGAGCCCAACGGCACCACGTCCACGTTCTGCGGCACGCCGGAG TATTTAGCTCCCGAGGTCCTCCACAAGCAACCGTACGACCGTACGGTGGATTGGTGGTGTTTAGGAGCCGTTCTCTACGAGATGCTCTACGGCCTG CCTCCCTTCTACAGCCGCAACACGGCAGAGATGTACGACAACATCCTGAACAAACCTCTGCAGCTGAAGCCCAACATCTCCAACGCAGCCAGACACCTGCTGGAGGGTCTGCTGCAGAAGGACAGAACCAAGCGACTGGGCTGCACCAACGACTTT actgAAATCAAGAACCACATTTTCTTCTCGCCCATCAACTGGGACGAGCTCAACGCCAAGAAGATCACACCTCCCTTCAACCCCAACGTG ACGGGCCCCAATGACCTGCGACACTTTGACCCCGAGTTCACAGACGAGCCGGTGCCCAGCTCCATCGGCTGCTCGCCCGACAGTGCCCTGGTGACGGCCAGCATCAAGGAGGCCGCAGAGGCCTTTGTAGGCTTCTCCTACGCCCCCTCCATGGACTCTTACCTATAG